A part of Xenopus tropicalis strain Nigerian chromosome 4, UCB_Xtro_10.0, whole genome shotgun sequence genomic DNA contains:
- the cmtm3 gene encoding CKLF-like MARVEL transmembrane domain-containing protein 3, protein MDDPDQPTDSRPAAPALSALIPGREFLSSRKGQLLLAEWVVSFLTFICYVASTAVGLMIVPLIEFLWALFTFYAYSLKYNEQLKGILWPLLDFIRCVSAAIIYFVVSLVAVSKYTCGASKAAAVFGFIATIIFAIDFYMIFNELTKFLKKGDTTEDPEAQKSEDEDSDSDFD, encoded by the exons ATGGATGACCCCGATCAACCGACCGACAGCCGCCCTGCTGCGCCCGCCCTGAGCGCCCTGATCCCGGGGAGGGAGTTCCTGAGCTCCCGCAAGGGGCAGCTGTTGCTGGCTGAATGG GTGGTTTCATTCCTCACCTTCATCTGTTATGTGGCATCGACTGCAGTTGGTCTCATGATTGTACCACTCATAGAATTCCTATGGGCTCTCTTTACATTCTACGCCTATTCTTTAAAATACAATGAACAGTTAAAGGGAATTCTTTGGCCTCTTTTG GATTTTATCCGTTGTGTGTCAGCTGCCATCATTTATTTTGTGGTATCTCTTGTGGCTGTATCAAAATACACATGTGGGGCATCCAAAGCTGCTGCG GTATTTGGCTTTATTGCCACTATTATATTTgcaattgatttctacatgatcttcaATGAGCTCACCAAGTTTCTTAAAAAAGGAGATACCACTGAGGATCCAGAAGCACAGAAATCAGAGG ATGAAGACTCAGATTCTGATTTTGACTGA